The following coding sequences are from one Ornithodoros turicata isolate Travis chromosome 1, ASM3712646v1, whole genome shotgun sequence window:
- the LOC135392608 gene encoding histone-lysine N-methyltransferase SETMAR-like: protein MELPLDATAKCELRAVIRFLNAKGVQPIEIHRQLVEVYGGSCMGVKNVRKWCREFAAGRTEIHDEQRSGRPSISDETVTKVEQAMREDRRVTLDDLNILVPEVSRSTIHRVLTKKLQYRKVCARWVPRMLTEDHKRQRVDSSREFLRTFAEEKDNLLDSIVTGDETWAFHFTPETKQQSREWRHPYSPKPRKFKQSQSAGKVMATVFWDRKGVLLVDFIPAGTTVNADRYC, encoded by the coding sequence ATGGAGCTCCCGCTGGACGCTACCGCGAAGTGCGAACTTCGCGCAGTTATTCGATTTTTGAACGCAAAAGGCGTTCAACCGATCGAAATCCATCGCCAGTTGGTGGAAGTGTATGGAGGCTCATGCATGGGTGTCAAAAACGTCCGCAAGTGGTGCAGAGAATTTGCAGCCGGCCGTACTGAAATTCACGACGAACAGAGGAGCGGCAGACCGTCAATTTCCGACGAGACAGTCACGAAGGTTGAGCAAGCCATGCGTGAAGATCGGCGTGTCACTCTGGATGATCTCAACATTTTGGTTCCTGAGGTTTCCCGAAGCACCATCCACAGGGTTCTaacaaaaaaattgcaatatcGGAAGGTGTGCGCAAGATGGGTGCCACGGATGCTGACGGAAGACCACAAACGGCAGCGAGTTGATTCTTCCCGCGAATTTCTTCGCACCTTTGCAGAAGAAAAGGACAACCTCCTGGACTCGATTGTCACGGGAGACGAAACCTGGGCGTTTCACTTCACACCTGAAACCAAACAACAATCACGCGAGTGGCGGCACCCCTATTCGCCCAAGCCGCGGAAATTCAAACAATCACAATCCGCTGGTAAAGTGATGGCAACTGTGTTTTGGGACCGGAAGGGGGTATTGCTGGTCGACTTTATACCTGCAGGGACCACAGTAAACGCTGACAGGTACTGTTAG